The Haloprofundus salinisoli genome includes a region encoding these proteins:
- a CDS encoding helix-turn-helix domain-containing protein, which yields MTITVKAYIRHDDLALVPTLRQSEDVSIEVLMQANTDPDSNVFPFLIRHDDRHELESCLESDPTVEDYELVDEGDGIHTYYIKHTPDTELLSPIVMTANGFMLHAETKSDGWLVKLQLPDREALNTVWKYTEENNIYFDITEVYSNSGGESNVSYGLTDEQTEALKVAFKCGYFSEPREMTLSEVADEVGVSSTAMSGRLRRGMRNLISAALMDDDEIESR from the coding sequence ATGACCATAACGGTCAAAGCCTACATCAGACACGACGATCTCGCACTCGTTCCGACGCTTCGACAGTCCGAAGACGTGTCCATCGAAGTGCTAATGCAGGCGAACACCGACCCGGACTCCAACGTTTTTCCCTTTCTCATCAGACACGACGACCGCCACGAGCTTGAATCATGTCTCGAGTCGGACCCTACCGTCGAGGATTACGAACTTGTCGACGAAGGTGACGGCATACACACCTATTACATCAAGCACACACCGGATACAGAGCTCCTAAGTCCAATCGTGATGACCGCCAACGGGTTCATGCTACACGCGGAGACGAAATCCGACGGTTGGCTCGTCAAACTCCAGCTCCCGGATCGAGAAGCGCTCAACACGGTCTGGAAGTACACCGAGGAGAACAATATCTACTTCGACATCACTGAAGTATACAGTAACAGCGGTGGTGAGTCGAACGTCTCGTACGGACTGACGGACGAACAGACAGAGGCGCTGAAGGTCGCGTTCAAGTGCGGCTACTTCAGTGAACCGCGTGAAATGACGCTCAGTGAAGTCGCCGACGAAGTCGGGGTCTCCTCGACTGCGATGAGCGGCCGGCTGCGGCGAGGGATGCGGAACCTAATATCTGCTGCGCTCATGGACGACGATGAGATCGAATCCCGATAG
- a CDS encoding archaea-specific SMC-related protein: MSLNNANSDIERSLGELYVTIQNLGGISQGELSLSPGVTLLSGSNASNKSSFLRGVVGVLGGPTPPVKSDAERGTVTLRSGDEEYYLEVENRDGRNVVTDAKRLSERSNLCELFVALGETNPIRRSILADGDLYELLMRPVDTAEIEANIERLSERKRELDGQLTEFDKMEDRLPGIRARAENVRAELEDVEASLRQVRSEIESQEPASGEDDVFDELNETRAKREKVRDQIRTQREAIRSLETELEEVIDQRAHLDPANSEADVDSLGTEIEQLHHQKQQLTTTINALSPIVEMNAQLLDDGEEIPREMKSDEIVAELDPTSRTVTCWTCGTAVERGEIAKQVSTVRDILQEKRDQREVISEQIRALEEQKQEVEERQAERDQLAADEQSLEVEIERREGRLSELRQRKAALDDEVDRLTEEAKTVDGRDDALLDRYDDVADLEYERGQRENELADIEAEIERLRSNLERRDDVETERDSVASRLREQRERIESLERELVTTFNEAMQRVLDRLEYENVERVWIERLTGSDETPSETEFELHVVRTSGDGTAYEDTLESLSKSEREVIGLVVAFAGYLAHDVASELPIVVVDAVEMLDAERIQGLVDYFEMHATYVVAAVLPEEATELAETYPTISTATFTAES; this comes from the coding sequence ATGTCACTGAATAACGCTAATTCCGACATCGAGCGCTCGCTCGGGGAGTTATACGTCACCATTCAGAACCTCGGCGGAATCTCTCAAGGAGAGCTGTCTCTCTCACCGGGTGTGACGCTGCTCTCTGGGTCGAACGCATCGAATAAATCGTCGTTCCTCCGCGGAGTCGTCGGCGTACTCGGTGGTCCGACACCCCCTGTCAAGAGTGACGCCGAGCGCGGGACCGTCACTCTCCGCAGCGGCGATGAAGAGTACTATCTGGAGGTCGAAAACCGAGATGGAAGAAACGTGGTTACGGACGCGAAGCGCCTGTCAGAGCGCTCGAATCTCTGCGAATTATTTGTTGCGTTGGGTGAAACGAACCCGATTCGGCGAAGTATCCTTGCAGACGGTGACCTCTACGAACTGCTGATGCGTCCGGTCGACACCGCAGAAATCGAGGCGAATATCGAACGTCTCAGCGAGCGAAAACGCGAACTTGACGGACAGCTCACCGAGTTCGACAAGATGGAGGATCGGCTTCCGGGGATCCGGGCGCGCGCGGAGAACGTACGAGCCGAACTAGAGGACGTCGAGGCGTCGCTACGGCAAGTACGGTCGGAGATCGAATCACAGGAGCCGGCGTCCGGCGAAGACGACGTGTTCGATGAACTCAACGAAACCCGCGCGAAGCGGGAGAAAGTACGAGACCAGATACGAACACAACGGGAAGCAATTCGATCGCTCGAGACCGAACTGGAGGAGGTGATCGACCAGCGAGCGCACCTCGACCCGGCCAACTCGGAAGCAGACGTCGACTCGCTCGGCACCGAAATAGAGCAGTTACACCACCAGAAACAGCAGCTGACGACCACCATCAACGCGTTGAGTCCAATCGTCGAGATGAACGCGCAATTGTTGGATGACGGGGAGGAAATCCCCAGAGAGATGAAGTCTGACGAGATCGTCGCTGAACTCGACCCAACCTCACGGACTGTGACCTGCTGGACGTGCGGTACCGCCGTCGAACGGGGGGAAATCGCCAAACAGGTTAGTACTGTCCGTGACATACTGCAAGAGAAGCGCGATCAGCGGGAGGTAATCTCCGAGCAAATTCGGGCCCTCGAAGAGCAGAAACAGGAGGTCGAGGAGCGACAGGCGGAGCGAGATCAGCTCGCGGCCGACGAACAGTCCCTCGAAGTTGAGATCGAACGTCGAGAGGGACGGCTGTCGGAGCTTCGCCAGCGGAAGGCGGCCCTCGACGACGAAGTTGACCGCCTCACGGAGGAGGCGAAGACGGTCGACGGGCGTGACGATGCACTGCTCGACCGATACGACGACGTCGCCGACCTCGAGTACGAGCGAGGACAGCGAGAGAACGAACTCGCAGACATCGAGGCGGAGATCGAACGCCTCCGGTCGAATCTCGAACGGCGGGACGACGTCGAAACCGAGCGAGACTCCGTTGCGTCCCGACTTCGGGAGCAGCGAGAGCGAATAGAGTCACTCGAACGCGAGCTGGTCACGACGTTCAACGAAGCGATGCAACGAGTACTCGACAGGCTGGAGTACGAGAACGTCGAACGCGTCTGGATTGAGCGACTCACAGGGAGCGACGAGACACCATCGGAGACAGAGTTCGAACTCCACGTCGTCCGGACTAGCGGGGACGGCACTGCCTATGAGGACACACTCGAGAGTCTGAGCAAAAGTGAACGGGAGGTCATCGGTCTCGTCGTCGCCTTCGCGGGCTATCTCGCCCACGACGTCGCGAGCGAACTCCCAATCGTCGTCGTCGACGCCGTCGAGATGCTTGATGCCGAGCGAATTCAGGGGCTGGTGGACTACTTCGAGATGCACGCCACGTACGTCGTCGCCGCCGTCCTCCCCGAGGAGGCAACGGAACTCGCTGAGACCTATCCGACAATTTCGACGGCGACGTTTACCGCCGAATCGTAG
- a CDS encoding HalOD1 output domain-containing protein, translated as MSSTVNSPSERRTHHLRHEWGVDGQISDRIIRAIAEYEDNRPEDLPGLETRINPEALNTAFETEESSGCTAGCITFSYYGYTVLVQSTGHILIKKN; from the coding sequence ATGAGTAGCACGGTTAATTCACCGTCTGAACGCCGAACCCATCATCTACGCCACGAATGGGGCGTAGACGGGCAAATTAGCGATAGAATCATCCGAGCTATCGCGGAGTACGAAGACAACCGACCAGAGGACCTTCCAGGTCTGGAGACGCGCATTAACCCTGAAGCGCTCAACACTGCCTTCGAAACCGAAGAAAGCAGCGGTTGCACAGCAGGTTGCATCACGTTCTCGTACTACGGATACACCGTCCTCGTCCAGAGCACCGGCCATATTCTCATCAAGAAGAACTAA
- the rdfA gene encoding rod-determining factor RdfA, producing the protein MSDKTESTCKVGTGIQKWGLDSLDDALLEQRKAGTSLRNLESYYNQQVLEAAMREAGIDPLDGEVENIYRLYTDDDVSAGTKVDVRSRLERNGVDPKSVEDDFVSYQTIRTHLNQCLGVKTARKTRIERSEAKNTVFKLLSRTEAITGRTIERLSNAGELTIGDPDVTLSLRVGCSECGEEYTFARLVDRGRCSCQER; encoded by the coding sequence ATGTCGGACAAGACTGAATCGACCTGCAAGGTCGGCACGGGAATTCAGAAGTGGGGCCTCGATTCGCTCGACGATGCGCTTCTTGAGCAGCGAAAAGCAGGGACGAGTCTCCGCAATCTCGAGTCGTACTACAATCAACAGGTGCTCGAGGCAGCGATGCGGGAAGCCGGAATCGATCCACTCGACGGAGAGGTTGAAAACATCTACCGGCTCTACACCGATGATGATGTGAGCGCCGGGACAAAAGTCGATGTCCGTTCACGCCTCGAACGGAACGGGGTCGACCCCAAGTCAGTCGAGGATGATTTCGTGAGCTATCAGACGATCCGGACGCACCTTAACCAGTGTCTGGGCGTCAAGACGGCCCGCAAGACTCGTATCGAGCGCTCCGAAGCGAAGAACACGGTGTTCAAACTCCTCTCCCGAACGGAAGCGATAACTGGACGAACTATCGAACGACTCTCTAACGCCGGAGAACTGACGATCGGTGACCCTGACGTGACGCTGAGTCTGCGGGTCGGTTGCTCAGAGTGCGGAGAGGAGTACACGTTTGCTCGGCTGGTAGACCGTGGCCGCTGCTCGTGCCAAGAACGGTGA